Proteins encoded by one window of Burkholderia plantarii:
- the aceF gene encoding dihydrolipoyllysine-residue acetyltransferase, with product MSQAIEVKVPDIGDYKDIPVIEVLVKAGDTVEAEQSLVTLESDKATMDVPSPSAGTVKEVKVKAGDTVSEGTLIVVFEGSGEAKAEAPKAEAPKAEAAPAKAEAPKAGAPAAGGGTVDVKVPDIGDYKDIPVIEIGVKVGDKVEKEQSLVTLESDKATMDVPSPAAGTVKEIKVKVGDTVSEGALIVVLESGDAAPAAAAPKAEAPKAEAPKAAPAQAEQKAAPAAQASAPAPAPAASGRASHASPSVRKFARELGVDVGRVAGSGPKGRITKEDVTAFVKGVMTGQTAAPAGAAAPAGGGELNLLPWPKIDFTKFGPVEAQPLSRIKKISGANLHRNWVMIPHVTNNDEADITELEALRVQLNKENEKSGVKFTMLAFVIKAVVAALKKFPTFNASLDGDNLILKQYFHIGFAADTPNGLVVPVIRDADKKGLVDIAKEMADLSKAARDGKLKPDQMQGGCFSISSLGGIGGTHFTPIVNAPEVAILGLSRSAMKPVWDGKQFVPRLTLPMSLSYDHRVIDGAAAARFNAYLASILGDFRRVIL from the coding sequence ATGAGTCAAGCGATCGAAGTCAAGGTGCCGGATATCGGCGATTACAAGGACATTCCCGTCATCGAGGTGCTGGTGAAGGCGGGCGACACGGTCGAGGCCGAGCAGTCGCTCGTCACGCTCGAGTCCGACAAGGCGACGATGGACGTGCCGAGCCCGTCGGCCGGTACGGTCAAGGAAGTGAAGGTCAAGGCGGGCGATACCGTGTCGGAAGGCACGCTGATCGTCGTGTTCGAGGGCTCGGGCGAAGCCAAGGCGGAAGCGCCGAAGGCCGAGGCGCCCAAGGCGGAAGCCGCGCCGGCCAAGGCCGAGGCGCCGAAGGCCGGCGCCCCGGCGGCGGGCGGCGGCACGGTCGACGTCAAGGTGCCGGATATCGGCGACTACAAGGACATCCCGGTCATCGAGATCGGCGTGAAGGTCGGCGACAAGGTCGAGAAGGAGCAATCGCTCGTCACGCTCGAATCGGACAAGGCGACGATGGACGTGCCGAGCCCGGCCGCCGGCACCGTCAAGGAAATCAAGGTCAAGGTCGGCGACACGGTCTCCGAGGGCGCGCTGATCGTGGTGCTGGAGAGCGGCGATGCCGCGCCGGCCGCCGCGGCCCCGAAGGCGGAAGCGCCGAAGGCCGAGGCGCCCAAGGCGGCGCCGGCCCAGGCCGAGCAGAAGGCCGCACCGGCCGCGCAGGCTTCGGCACCGGCACCGGCGCCGGCCGCGTCGGGCCGGGCGAGTCACGCTTCGCCGTCGGTGCGCAAGTTCGCGCGCGAGCTGGGCGTCGACGTCGGCCGCGTGGCCGGTTCGGGTCCGAAGGGCCGTATCACGAAGGAAGACGTGACCGCGTTCGTGAAGGGCGTGATGACGGGCCAGACCGCGGCTCCGGCCGGCGCTGCCGCGCCGGCGGGCGGCGGCGAGCTGAACCTGCTGCCGTGGCCGAAGATCGACTTCACGAAGTTCGGTCCGGTCGAGGCGCAGCCGCTGTCGCGCATCAAGAAGATCTCGGGCGCGAACCTGCATCGCAACTGGGTCATGATCCCGCACGTCACGAACAACGACGAGGCGGACATCACCGAGCTCGAGGCGCTGCGCGTCCAGCTGAACAAGGAAAACGAGAAGTCGGGCGTGAAGTTCACGATGCTCGCCTTCGTGATCAAGGCCGTGGTCGCGGCGCTGAAGAAGTTCCCGACCTTCAACGCGAGCCTCGACGGCGACAACCTGATCCTCAAGCAGTACTTCCACATCGGTTTCGCCGCCGACACGCCGAACGGGCTGGTCGTGCCGGTGATCCGCGACGCGGACAAGAAGGGCCTCGTCGACATCGCCAAGGAAATGGCCGATCTGTCGAAGGCGGCGCGCGACGGCAAGCTCAAGCCCGACCAGATGCAGGGCGGCTGCTTCTCGATCTCGTCGCTGGGCGGCATCGGCGGCACGCATTTCACGCCGATCGTCAACGCACCGGAAGTCGCGATCCTCGGCCTGTCGCGCAGCGCGATGAAGCCGGTCTGGGACGGCAAGCAGTTCGTGCCGCGCCTGACGCTGCCGATGTCGCTGTCTTACGATCACCGCGTGATCGACGGCGCCGCGGCCGCGCGCTTCAACGCGTACCTGGCGTCGATCCTCGGCGATTTCCGCCGCGTGATTCTTTGA
- the fixJ gene encoding oxygen response regulator transcription factor FixJ — protein MNSPVTTPQETVFVVDDDEAVRDSLRWLLEANGYRVQCFSSAEQFLDAYQPAQQVGQIACLILDVRMSGMSGLELQERLIADNAALPIIFVTGHGDVPMAVSTMKKGAMDFIEKPFDEAELRSLVERMLNKARNESKSVQEQRAASERLSKLTAREQQVLERIIAGRLNKQIADDLGISIKTVEAHRANIMEKLNVNTVADLLRLALSKKPA, from the coding sequence ATGAATAGCCCTGTCACCACCCCTCAGGAAACCGTCTTTGTCGTCGACGATGACGAGGCCGTGCGCGATTCGCTGCGCTGGCTGCTGGAGGCGAACGGCTATCGCGTGCAATGCTTCTCGAGCGCGGAACAGTTTCTCGACGCGTACCAGCCGGCCCAGCAGGTCGGCCAGATCGCGTGCCTGATCCTCGACGTGCGGATGTCGGGGATGAGCGGGCTCGAACTGCAGGAGCGCCTGATCGCCGACAACGCCGCGCTGCCGATCATCTTCGTGACGGGCCACGGCGACGTGCCGATGGCGGTCTCGACGATGAAGAAGGGCGCCATGGACTTCATCGAGAAGCCGTTCGACGAAGCCGAATTGCGCAGCCTGGTCGAGCGCATGCTCAACAAGGCGCGCAACGAAAGCAAGAGCGTGCAGGAGCAGCGCGCCGCGAGCGAGCGGCTCTCGAAGCTGACCGCGCGCGAACAGCAGGTGCTCGAACGGATCATCGCCGGCCGCCTCAACAAGCAGATCGCCGACGACCTCGGCATCAGCATCAAGACCGTCGAGGCACACCGCGCGAACATCATGGAAAAGCTCAACGTCAACACGGTCGCCGACCTGCTGCGTCTGGCGCTGTCCAAGAAGCCGGCGTAA
- the aceE gene encoding pyruvate dehydrogenase (acetyl-transferring), homodimeric type — translation MSAVPNEVMKYVAAEQDDDSQETVEWLEALDGVISSVGPGRAHYLIEKQIEFARMHGEHLPFSANTPYINTIPVERQAKIPGDQDIEHRIRSYTRWNAIAMVLRAGKDTNVGGHIASFASAATLYDVGFNHFWHAPSAEHGGDLVFVQGHSSPGVYSRAFLLGRLSEDQLNNFRQEVGGNGISSYPHPWLMPDFWQFPTVSMGLGPIMSIYQARFMKYLEARGIAKTAGRKVWAFLGDGETDEPESLGAIGMASRERLDNLVFVINCNLQRLDGPVRGNGKIIQELESEFRGAGWNVIKVIWGSRWDSLLARDKSGALMRRMMEVVDGEYQTYKSESGAFVREHFFNTPELKAMVADWSDDDIWNLNRGGHDPHKIYAAFHEASNTKGAPTVILAKTIKGYGMGEAGQAMNITHQQKKLPVEQLKRFRDQFRLPIADDVIGDIPYLKFEEGSKELEYMRAHRQELGGYLPQRRQKAESLPVPMLDAFEPLLKGTGEGREISTTMAFVRILNILLKDKTLGKRVVPIVPDESRTFGMEGLFRQIGIWNQQGQKYVPEDSDQLMFYKESETGQILQEGINEAGGMCDWIAAATSYSTHGEIMVPFYIFYSMFGFQRIGDLAWAAGDMRSRGFLLGGTAGRTTLNGEGLQHEDGHSLLWAASVPNCVSYDPTFGYELAVIIQNGLQRMVADQEDVYYYVTVMNENYEHPAIPQGEHVAADIIKGMYAFRKAEADQKAPRVQLLGAGTIFNEVIAAAELLKNDWGVAADLWSVPSFTELAREGHEVERWNLLNPTEERRLSHVQTLLKDAQGPVIASTDYVRALADQIRGQIDRRYVVLGTDGYGRSDTRKALRHFFEVDRHWVTVAALNALADEGTIDRKVVAEAIRKYDLDPSKPNPMTV, via the coding sequence ATGTCCGCTGTACCCAACGAAGTGATGAAGTACGTCGCCGCCGAGCAGGACGACGATTCGCAAGAAACCGTCGAATGGCTGGAGGCGCTGGACGGCGTGATCTCGTCCGTCGGTCCGGGCCGTGCGCATTACCTCATCGAAAAGCAGATCGAGTTCGCCCGCATGCACGGCGAGCATCTGCCGTTTTCCGCGAACACCCCCTATATCAACACCATCCCGGTCGAGCGTCAGGCGAAGATCCCGGGCGATCAGGACATCGAACACCGGATCCGCTCGTACACGCGCTGGAACGCGATCGCGATGGTGCTGCGCGCCGGCAAGGACACCAACGTCGGCGGCCACATCGCCTCGTTCGCGTCGGCCGCGACGCTCTACGACGTCGGCTTCAACCATTTCTGGCACGCACCGTCCGCCGAGCACGGCGGTGACCTCGTGTTCGTGCAGGGCCACTCGTCGCCGGGCGTCTACTCGCGCGCGTTCCTGCTCGGCCGCCTGAGCGAAGATCAACTCAACAACTTCCGCCAGGAAGTCGGCGGCAACGGCATCTCGTCTTACCCGCACCCGTGGCTGATGCCGGATTTCTGGCAGTTCCCGACGGTGTCGATGGGCCTCGGCCCGATCATGTCGATCTACCAGGCGCGCTTCATGAAGTACCTGGAAGCACGCGGCATCGCCAAGACCGCGGGCCGCAAGGTCTGGGCCTTCCTCGGCGACGGCGAGACCGACGAGCCGGAATCGCTCGGCGCGATCGGCATGGCGAGCCGCGAGCGGCTCGACAACCTCGTGTTCGTGATCAACTGCAACCTGCAGCGCCTGGACGGTCCGGTGCGCGGCAACGGCAAGATCATCCAGGAACTCGAATCGGAATTCCGCGGCGCCGGCTGGAACGTCATCAAGGTGATCTGGGGCAGCCGCTGGGATTCGCTGCTGGCCCGCGACAAGTCGGGCGCGCTGATGCGCCGGATGATGGAAGTCGTCGACGGCGAGTACCAGACCTACAAATCGGAGTCGGGCGCGTTCGTGCGCGAGCACTTCTTCAACACGCCGGAACTGAAGGCGATGGTTGCCGACTGGTCCGACGACGACATCTGGAACCTGAACCGCGGCGGCCATGATCCGCACAAGATCTACGCGGCGTTCCACGAGGCGAGCAACACCAAGGGCGCGCCGACCGTGATCCTCGCGAAGACGATCAAGGGCTACGGGATGGGCGAAGCCGGCCAGGCGATGAACATCACGCACCAGCAGAAGAAGCTGCCGGTGGAGCAGCTCAAGCGCTTCCGCGACCAGTTCCGTCTGCCGATCGCCGACGACGTGATCGGCGACATCCCCTACCTGAAGTTCGAGGAAGGCTCGAAGGAACTCGAGTACATGCGCGCGCACCGCCAGGAGCTCGGCGGCTACCTGCCGCAGCGCCGCCAGAAGGCGGAATCGCTGCCGGTGCCGATGCTCGACGCGTTCGAGCCGCTGCTCAAGGGCACGGGCGAAGGCCGCGAGATCTCGACGACGATGGCGTTCGTGCGGATCCTGAACATCCTGCTGAAGGACAAGACGCTCGGCAAGCGCGTCGTGCCGATCGTGCCGGACGAGTCGCGTACCTTCGGCATGGAGGGCCTGTTCCGCCAGATCGGCATCTGGAACCAGCAGGGCCAGAAGTACGTGCCGGAAGATTCCGACCAGCTGATGTTCTACAAGGAATCGGAAACCGGCCAGATCCTGCAGGAAGGCATCAACGAAGCGGGCGGCATGTGCGACTGGATCGCGGCGGCGACGTCGTACTCGACGCACGGCGAGATCATGGTGCCGTTCTACATCTTCTATTCGATGTTCGGCTTCCAGCGCATCGGCGACCTGGCCTGGGCGGCGGGCGACATGCGTTCGCGCGGCTTCCTGCTGGGCGGCACCGCCGGCCGTACCACGCTGAACGGCGAAGGCCTGCAGCACGAAGACGGCCACTCGCTGCTGTGGGCGGCATCGGTGCCGAATTGCGTGAGCTACGACCCGACCTTCGGCTACGAACTCGCCGTGATCATCCAGAACGGCCTGCAGCGCATGGTGGCCGACCAGGAAGACGTGTACTACTACGTCACGGTGATGAACGAGAACTACGAGCACCCGGCGATTCCGCAGGGCGAGCACGTGGCGGCCGACATCATCAAGGGAATGTACGCGTTCCGCAAGGCCGAGGCCGACCAGAAGGCACCGCGCGTGCAGCTGCTCGGCGCCGGCACGATCTTCAACGAAGTGATCGCCGCGGCCGAACTGCTGAAGAACGACTGGGGCGTTGCCGCCGACCTCTGGAGCGTGCCGAGCTTCACCGAACTGGCCCGCGAAGGCCACGAGGTCGAGCGCTGGAACCTGCTGAACCCGACCGAGGAACGCCGCCTGTCGCACGTCCAGACGCTGCTGAAGGACGCGCAGGGCCCGGTGATCGCGTCGACCGACTACGTGCGCGCGCTGGCCGACCAGATCCGCGGCCAGATCGATCGCCGCTACGTGGTGCTCGGCACCGACGGCTACGGCCGCTCGGACACGCGCAAGGCGCTGCGCCACTTCTTCGAGGTGGACCGCCACTGGGTGACCGTCGCCGCGCTGAACGCGCTGGCCGACGAAGGCACGATCGACCGCAAGGTGGTCGCCGAGGCGATCAGGAAGTACGACCTCGATCCGTCGAAACCCAATCCGATGACGGTTTAA
- the fixL gene encoding oxygen sensor histidine kinase FixL: MLTDRLFARSARASGASADSQPSRWHHGPWWSNSYLLTPLLSILVFLVVMSLILWSLNRREQQQQEDTLYRNVAWAQQQIRLSMTSAQEQLQAFARDLALGRIDERGFQSAVGDVMQAHPEILYLNWYVAPGTARWPDMQLPALGQRLARPNDAQMAEIVRGAWRDAHESRRQAYSAIAYDDFGNGFVTLQTPVTRDREYLGSIAAVFSVEGILKHDIPPELSAKYKISITDVNNRELASTSSRPRLPRDAHYDLPLDPPGQGLTVRVYSYPQMTNLTNNTLVWLVAGLSCFVLWSLWSLWKHTRQRFEAQQALYAEAFFRRAMENSVLIGMRVLDMHGRITHVNPAFCRMTGWDEDDLVGKVAPFPYWPRDAYPEMQRQLDMTLRGKAPSSGFELRVRRKDASMFHARLYVSPLIDSSGRQTGWMSSMTDITEPKRAREELAAAHERFTTVLESLDAAVSVLAADEAELLFANRYYRHLFGIRPDGHLELSGGGFDSTQASSDSIDMVDAFAGLPATALTESTADAQEVYVESIQKWFEVRRQYIQWVDGHLAQMQIATDITTRKKAQELAHQQEEKLQFTSRLMTMGEMASSIAHELNQPLAAINNYCSGTVALVKSGRGTAETLLPALEKTAQQALRAGMIVKRIREFVKRSEPKRQAARVADIVADAVGLAEIEARKRRIRIVTEIRARMPIIYVDPVLIEQVLMNLMKNAAEAMGDVKDPQADGLIRVVADIEAGFVDIRVIDQGPGVDEATAERLFEPFYSTKSDGMGMGLNICRSIIESHRGRLWVVNNIEADGRVSGATFHCSLPIGAPENHGRGGVASHTVTGEI; encoded by the coding sequence ATGTTGACCGATCGGCTATTCGCACGCTCGGCGCGAGCCTCCGGTGCCTCGGCGGACTCGCAGCCGTCCCGCTGGCACCACGGCCCGTGGTGGTCCAATTCCTATCTGTTGACGCCGCTGCTGTCGATCCTCGTGTTCCTGGTGGTGATGAGCCTCATTTTGTGGAGCCTCAACCGCCGCGAGCAGCAGCAGCAGGAAGACACCCTCTATCGCAACGTCGCCTGGGCGCAGCAGCAGATCCGCCTGTCGATGACAAGCGCCCAGGAGCAGCTGCAGGCGTTCGCGCGCGACCTCGCGCTGGGCCGCATCGACGAGCGCGGCTTCCAGTCCGCGGTCGGCGACGTGATGCAGGCGCATCCGGAAATCCTCTATCTGAACTGGTACGTCGCGCCCGGCACGGCGCGCTGGCCCGACATGCAGCTGCCGGCGCTGGGCCAGCGGCTCGCGCGGCCCAACGACGCCCAGATGGCCGAGATCGTGCGCGGCGCCTGGCGCGACGCGCACGAATCGCGCCGGCAGGCCTACTCGGCCATAGCCTACGACGATTTCGGCAACGGCTTCGTGACGCTGCAGACGCCCGTCACGCGCGACCGCGAGTACCTGGGCTCGATCGCCGCGGTGTTCTCGGTCGAAGGCATCCTCAAGCACGACATCCCGCCCGAGCTGTCGGCGAAGTACAAGATCTCGATCACCGACGTCAACAACCGCGAGCTGGCCTCCACCTCCTCGCGCCCGCGGCTGCCGCGCGACGCCCACTACGACCTGCCGCTCGACCCGCCCGGCCAGGGCCTGACGGTGCGCGTCTATTCGTATCCGCAGATGACGAACCTGACGAACAACACGCTCGTCTGGCTCGTCGCGGGCCTGTCCTGCTTCGTGCTCTGGAGCCTGTGGAGCCTCTGGAAGCACACGCGGCAGCGCTTCGAGGCGCAGCAGGCGCTGTACGCGGAGGCGTTCTTCCGCCGCGCGATGGAGAATTCGGTGCTGATCGGCATGCGCGTGCTCGACATGCACGGCCGCATCACCCACGTGAACCCGGCGTTCTGCCGCATGACGGGCTGGGACGAGGACGACCTGGTCGGCAAGGTCGCGCCGTTCCCGTACTGGCCGCGCGACGCGTATCCGGAAATGCAGCGCCAGCTCGACATGACGCTGCGCGGCAAGGCGCCGTCCTCGGGCTTCGAGCTGCGGGTGCGCCGCAAGGACGCCTCGATGTTCCATGCGCGGCTCTACGTCTCGCCGCTGATCGACAGCTCGGGCCGCCAGACCGGGTGGATGTCGTCGATGACCGACATCACCGAGCCGAAACGCGCGCGCGAGGAACTGGCCGCCGCGCACGAGCGCTTCACCACGGTGCTGGAGAGCCTCGACGCGGCCGTCTCGGTGCTGGCCGCCGACGAGGCCGAGCTGCTGTTCGCCAACCGCTACTACCGCCACCTGTTCGGGATCCGCCCCGACGGCCATCTGGAGCTGTCGGGCGGCGGCTTCGACTCGACCCAGGCCTCGTCGGATTCGATCGACATGGTCGACGCGTTCGCCGGGCTGCCCGCCACCGCGCTGACCGAGAGCACGGCCGACGCGCAGGAAGTCTACGTCGAGAGCATCCAGAAGTGGTTCGAGGTGCGCCGTCAATACATCCAGTGGGTCGACGGCCATCTCGCGCAGATGCAGATCGCCACCGACATCACGACCCGCAAGAAGGCCCAGGAGCTCGCGCACCAGCAGGAAGAGAAGCTGCAGTTCACGAGCCGGCTGATGACGATGGGCGAGATGGCCTCGTCGATCGCGCACGAGCTGAACCAGCCGCTCGCGGCGATCAACAACTACTGCTCGGGCACCGTGGCGCTCGTCAAGAGCGGGCGCGGCACCGCCGAGACGCTGCTGCCGGCGCTCGAGAAAACCGCCCAGCAGGCGCTGCGCGCCGGCATGATCGTCAAGCGGATCCGCGAGTTCGTGAAGCGCAGCGAGCCCAAGCGGCAGGCCGCGCGCGTGGCCGACATCGTCGCCGACGCGGTCGGGCTCGCCGAAATCGAGGCCCGCAAGCGGCGCATCCGGATCGTTACCGAGATCCGCGCCAGAATGCCTATTATCTATGTTGACCCGGTGCTGATCGAGCAGGTCCTGATGAACCTGATGAAGAACGCCGCCGAGGCGATGGGCGACGTGAAGGATCCGCAGGCCGACGGCCTGATCCGCGTGGTGGCCGACATCGAGGCAGGCTTCGTCGACATCCGCGTGATCGACCAGGGCCCCGGTGTCGACGAAGCCACCGCCGAGCGTCTGTTCGAACCGTTCTACAGCACCAAGTCCGACGGCATGGGCATGGGGCTCAACATCTGTCGATCGATCATCGAGTCGCACCGCGGGCGGCTCTGGGTCGTCAACAACATCGAGGCGGACGGCCGCGTCTCCGGCGCGACGTTCCATTGCAGCCTGCCCATCGGGGCACCCGAAAACCACGGCCGCGGCGGCGTGGCATCACATACTGTTACGGGAGAGATATGA
- the folD gene encoding bifunctional methylenetetrahydrofolate dehydrogenase/methenyltetrahydrofolate cyclohydrolase FolD, translating to MTATLIDGNALSKTLRAQAAERAAALTARGHRPGLAVVLVGDNPASEVYVRNKIKACEDNGFFSHKDVFPATLSEADLLARIGELNRDPRIHGILVQLPLPPHIDSHKVIEAIAPEKDVDGFHVANAGALMTGKPLFRPCTPYGVMKMFEAHGIELAGANAVVIGRSNIVGKPMAMLLLEAGATVTICHSRTRDLAAHTRNADVVVAAVGKRNVLTAEMVKPGATVIDVGMNRNDAGKLCGDIDFDAIREVAGFVTPVPGGVGPMTITMLLINTIEAAERAAGAAA from the coding sequence ATGACAGCCACCCTGATCGACGGCAACGCCCTTTCGAAGACCCTGCGCGCGCAAGCCGCCGAACGCGCCGCGGCGCTCACCGCGCGCGGCCATCGTCCCGGCCTCGCGGTCGTGCTGGTCGGCGACAATCCGGCCAGCGAGGTCTACGTCCGCAACAAGATCAAGGCCTGCGAGGACAACGGCTTCTTCTCGCACAAGGACGTGTTCCCGGCGACGCTGTCGGAGGCCGACCTGCTCGCGCGTATCGGCGAGCTGAACCGCGACCCGCGAATCCACGGCATCCTCGTGCAGCTGCCGCTGCCGCCGCACATCGACAGCCACAAGGTGATCGAGGCGATCGCGCCCGAGAAGGACGTGGACGGCTTCCACGTCGCGAACGCCGGCGCGCTGATGACGGGCAAGCCGCTGTTCCGCCCCTGCACGCCCTACGGCGTGATGAAGATGTTCGAGGCGCACGGCATCGAGCTGGCCGGCGCGAACGCGGTGGTGATCGGCCGCTCGAATATCGTCGGCAAGCCGATGGCGATGCTGCTGCTGGAGGCCGGCGCGACGGTCACGATCTGCCACAGCAGGACGCGCGACCTGGCCGCCCACACGCGCAACGCCGACGTGGTGGTGGCCGCGGTCGGCAAGCGCAACGTGCTGACGGCCGAGATGGTGAAGCCGGGCGCGACGGTGATCGACGTCGGCATGAACCGCAACGACGCGGGCAAGCTGTGCGGCGACATCGATTTCGACGCGATCCGCGAGGTGGCCGGCTTCGTCACGCCGGTGCCGGGCGGCGTCGGCCCGATGACGATCACGATGCTGCTGATCAACACGATCGAGGCCGCCGAACGCGCGGCCGGCGCGGCGGCCTGA
- a CDS encoding M3 family metallopeptidase, with protein sequence MSVSANANPLLDFSGLPRFAEIRPAHVTPALDTLLEQAEDAVARAADPATPATWADVVETVERVTEPLGRAWGVIGHLNAVADTPELRAAYGENLPRVTEFWSSVGQNLALYEKYKAIAAGAEYATLSAERRKILDNSLRDFRLSGAELPEDRKPRFAELQEQQAALSKAFSDHVLDATNGYAYYAQAEDELRGLPDDAIAAAREAAQREDKPGWKFTLHFPSYFPVLQYAENRAMRETLYRAYVTRASELGPQYGGGKAEWDNTKIVADTLALRREEARMLGYANFAEVSLAPKMAESPAQVTAFLEDLAVRARPHAERDWDELRAFAADTLGLRELAPWDVAYAAEKLRQQRYAFSENEVKQYFPEPAVLKGLFTVTETLFGVKIRRDEAPVWHQDVRFFRVENPDGTLVAQFYLDLYAREGKRGGAWMDDARSRAKRGAQVQTPVAYLTCNFSAPVGGKPACFTHDEVITLFHEFGHGLHHMLTRVEELGVSGINGVEWDAVELPSQFMENFCWEWDVLPSMSSHVETGASLPRELFDKMLAAKNFQSGLGTLRQIVFSMYDMLLHVDFDPAGAQNAVEFAREINERFHVIPQAPFSRWPNTFSHIFAGGYAAGYYSYKWAEVLSADAYAAFEEAARAGGTVLDAATGTRYRREILEVGGSRPAMDSFKAFRGREPEIDALLRHNGMTAAAH encoded by the coding sequence ATGTCCGTCAGCGCCAACGCCAATCCGCTTCTCGATTTCTCCGGCCTGCCCCGCTTCGCGGAGATCCGTCCCGCACACGTGACACCCGCCCTCGATACGCTGCTCGAACAGGCCGAGGACGCCGTCGCGCGCGCCGCCGATCCGGCCACGCCGGCCACCTGGGCCGACGTGGTCGAGACGGTCGAGCGCGTGACCGAGCCGCTCGGCCGCGCCTGGGGCGTGATCGGCCACCTGAACGCGGTGGCCGACACGCCCGAGCTGCGCGCCGCCTACGGCGAGAACCTGCCGCGCGTGACCGAGTTCTGGTCGAGCGTGGGCCAGAACCTCGCGCTCTACGAGAAGTACAAGGCGATCGCGGCCGGCGCCGAATACGCGACGCTCTCGGCCGAGCGCCGCAAGATCCTCGACAACTCGCTGCGCGACTTCCGCCTGTCGGGCGCCGAGCTGCCGGAAGACCGCAAGCCGCGCTTCGCCGAGCTGCAGGAGCAGCAGGCCGCGCTGTCGAAGGCGTTCTCGGACCACGTGCTCGACGCCACCAACGGCTACGCGTACTACGCGCAGGCCGAGGACGAACTGCGCGGCCTGCCCGACGACGCGATCGCGGCCGCGCGCGAAGCCGCGCAGCGCGAGGACAAGCCCGGCTGGAAGTTCACGCTGCATTTCCCGTCCTACTTCCCGGTGCTGCAATACGCCGAGAACCGCGCGATGCGCGAGACGCTGTACCGCGCCTACGTGACGCGCGCCTCCGAACTCGGCCCGCAATACGGCGGCGGCAAGGCCGAATGGGACAACACGAAGATCGTCGCCGACACGCTCGCGCTGCGCCGCGAGGAGGCCCGGATGCTCGGCTACGCGAACTTCGCCGAAGTTTCGCTCGCGCCGAAGATGGCCGAATCGCCGGCCCAGGTCACGGCCTTCCTCGAGGATCTCGCGGTGCGCGCGCGTCCGCACGCCGAGCGCGACTGGGACGAGCTGCGCGCGTTCGCGGCCGACACGCTCGGGCTGCGCGAGCTGGCGCCGTGGGACGTGGCCTACGCGGCCGAGAAGCTGCGCCAGCAGCGCTACGCGTTCTCGGAGAACGAGGTCAAGCAGTACTTCCCGGAGCCGGCCGTGCTGAAGGGCCTGTTCACCGTCACGGAAACGCTGTTCGGCGTGAAGATCCGCCGCGACGAGGCGCCGGTCTGGCATCAGGACGTGCGCTTCTTCCGCGTCGAGAACCCGGACGGCACGCTGGTCGCGCAGTTCTACCTCGACCTTTACGCGCGCGAGGGCAAGCGCGGCGGCGCCTGGATGGACGACGCGCGCTCGCGCGCGAAGCGCGGCGCGCAGGTGCAGACGCCGGTGGCCTACCTGACCTGCAACTTCTCCGCGCCGGTCGGCGGCAAGCCCGCCTGCTTCACGCACGATGAAGTGATCACGCTGTTCCACGAGTTCGGCCACGGCCTGCACCACATGCTCACGCGCGTCGAGGAACTCGGCGTGTCGGGGATCAACGGCGTGGAGTGGGACGCCGTGGAGCTGCCGTCGCAGTTCATGGAGAACTTCTGCTGGGAGTGGGACGTGCTGCCGTCGATGTCGTCGCACGTCGAGACCGGCGCCTCGCTGCCGCGCGAGCTGTTCGACAAGATGCTGGCCGCGAAGAACTTCCAGAGCGGGCTCGGCACGCTGCGCCAGATCGTGTTCTCGATGTACGACATGCTGCTGCACGTCGATTTCGATCCGGCCGGCGCGCAGAACGCGGTCGAGTTCGCGCGCGAGATCAACGAGCGCTTCCACGTGATCCCGCAGGCGCCGTTCTCGCGCTGGCCGAACACGTTCAGCCACATCTTCGCGGGCGGCTACGCGGCCGGCTACTACAGCTACAAGTGGGCCGAGGTGCTGTCGGCCGACGCCTACGCGGCCTTCGAGGAAGCGGCCAGGGCTGGCGGCACGGTGCTCGACGCCGCCACCGGCACGCGCTACCGCCGCGAGATCCTCGAGGTCGGCGGCAGCCGGCCCGCGATGGACTCGTTCAAGGCGTTCCGCGGCCGCGAGCCGGAAATCGACGCGCTGCTGCGCCACAACGGCATGACGGCCGCCGCGCACTGA